A genomic region of Papaver somniferum cultivar HN1 chromosome 7, ASM357369v1, whole genome shotgun sequence contains the following coding sequences:
- the LOC113297651 gene encoding vacuolar protein sorting-associated protein 8 homolog, producing the protein MTKKFNKAPMALNLDSFLQLQSSGDEDDDDLNNNIIPHRTVDEILLNDSDSDDTDSSTIFKLSDNLIDSNNFHSKQSYEEVSASSSSVSGSFETLISNSRISNTFDEISVIRSSLGNSGGSLKLDEKNTVSNSFISRRNSGNSLLLGRDLSRHLPLLFGSVKPNPKPGAALAAATAASRLIPSPHAAAIKSRREKSLRAEEHSSLVSDLEIQSGNGVYLEGLTSSEAVGSGTNQIDGESGEDGIVGHLSSSSSVEPVVEACFGENASGGEVSPEKSPVKKVIEGQSTISEVGKIGLGLKGLNSCGTTTEYTEARVDSSCVAESSSNSNDDSVVLDSVHVVEAHIPADIESPSDGKMDERPTFSPPDSAEKEDVSSFVESEEVHNMGEEVKSQPLKNTESKDYTGHSAEDGEENLSVDETNANNGVSELVNDSVFGSECKRSSDWTVKTSRSPLKPLELAEEIEKKHAFSGLDWEEGVAAQPMRLEGIRRGPPAVGYLQIDLDNMITRKVSSQAFRSDHGSPHSVAVHANFIAVGMSKGLILVAPSKYSPYHADRMDPKMLYLGYQADKSQSQVTSMCFNHQGDLLLAGYGDGHIIFWDVQKAQVVKLISGEHTSPVVHTLFLGQDSQATRNFKVVTGDCKGRVLLHVISVVPMFYRFTIETKCLLDGQRTGTVLSASPLLVDVSEGALSSAFKNATASTSGIGSMMGGVVGSKAGWKLFSDSEASSLAEQGVVIFATHQNALVVRLTSNLEVYAQLPKPDGVREGSMPYTAWKCTLQAQDSSAENTSSEPSDRASLLAIAWDRKVQVAKLVKKELKVYREWTLDNTAIGVAWLDDQILVVLTLKGHLCLFAKEGMELHRSSFSVDGSVVDNLITYQSYLTNIFGNPEKTYHNCVAVRGATIYVIGSMQLIISRLLPWKERIQVLQMAGDWMGALEMAMRLYDGQAHGVIDLPRTVDAIREAVMPYLVELVLSYVDESFSYISVAFNNQVGKAEQVDDAKSSSSSMQSEMEEQFARVGGVAVEFCVHIKRVDILFDKIFSKFVAVQHGGTFLELLEPYILKDMLGCLPPEIMQALVEHYSSKGWLQRVEQCVLHMDISSLDFNQVVRLCREHGLYGALIYLFNRGLDDYKAPLEELLLVVQSSKRENALAIGYRMLVYLKYCFTGLAFPPGHGTVSPTRLPSVRTELVSFLLEDSKATVSELAAGCKSSSGACPNLYHLLWLDTEATLEVLRFAFLEVPISDLDSTNPDMEDNEENSEKSNENQNLMVQHTINSLANILDVKISEVDGSCVDGTGSLRIWPSKEDIGHLLEFISYFIIWERATVSKAVLSRVLEYLISETTLSPRNVKTENSKSREKHVLAVLRAVSETDWESSYVLHLSEMAQFYQVCGFVYASRGQHIAALDAYIKDLEEPLHAFSFINMLLERDNESATFRSAVLSRISELVILSREGAFFLVVDHFSRESERILSELRPHSESLFLYLKTTIEAHLSGKLDFSFLEKGYILDVPCGRLGKEQMVEAYLKKISDLPKLLQHNPVSITDDLVELYLELMCKYERISVLKFLETFESYRLEQCLRLCQEYGVIDAAAFLLERVGDVGSALLLTLSGLKDKFENLGIAVESIISDRSSSSLPEMEHLNFVMRMEEVKSILDILHASIGLCQRNTLRLDPEESESLWFELLDWFCDPLKDSYDNKMISKANLVGNGEFLFGFQEDKEALVEKWRILKSHRGAHILKKVFAQFIREVVDGMIGYVHLPSIMAKLLADNGSQEFGDYKLTISGLLGTYGFERRILDTAKSLIEDDTFYTMSLLKKGASQGYSPQNPLCCICNSSLTKRYSASGIRVFSCGHATHLQCEFQENEISNRYSVGCPICIPKKKAGRARSKSILTETGLVKNSSPRSQRTQGNTSVHHTNEFDAEPYGLHQISRFEILNSLQKAQKSFQIENLPQLRLAPPVVYHEKVKKGMAVSLGESSTPEKAAKINKTRKPRDLKKKGSSSATHRFFL; encoded by the exons ATGACAAAGAAGTTTAATAAAGCTCCAATGGCGTTAAACCTAGATTCGTTTTTACAATTACAAAGTAGcggtgatgaagacgatgatgatctCAACAACAATATCATCCCTCATCGAACCGTTGATGAAATTCTTCTTAACGACTCTGATTCTGATGACACCGATTCTTCAACAATTTTCAAATTGTCTGATAATCTAATcgattcaaacaattttcactcgaAGCAATCATATGAAGAAGTTTCTGCTTCATCATCTTCCGTAAGTGGtagttttgaaaccctaatttcaaattcTCGAATTTCAAATACATTTGATGAAATTTCTGTTATAAGATCATCTCTTGGTAATTCTGGTGGATCATTAAAACTAGATGAAAAGAATACTGTCAGCAATTCATTCATTAGTAGGAGAAATTCAGGGAATTCTTTGTTGTTAGGGCGGGATTTATCACGACATTTACCTCTTTTGTTTGGTAGTGTTAAACCTAACCCTAAACCAGGAGCAGCActtgctgctgctactgcagCGTCTCGTTTGATTCCTTCTCCTCATGCTGCTGCTATTAAGTCTCGCCGAGAGAAATCTCTTCGAGCTGAAGAACATAGTTCTTTGGTTAGTGATTTGGAGATTCAGTCAGGTAATGGTGTATATTTAGAAGGATTAACATCTTCAGAAGCCGTTGGATCTGGAACTAATCAAATCGATGGAGAATCAGGAGAAGATGGGATAGTTGGCCATTTGTCGTCCTCCTCTTCAGTGGAACCGGTAGTGGAAGCATGTTTCGGTGAAAATGCTTCAGGAGGAGAGGTTTCACCTGAGAAAAGTCCAGTTAAAAAGGTTATAGAAGGACAATCAACAATTTCCGAAGTGGGTAAAATTGGGTTAGGTCTTAAGGGTTTAAATTCTTGTGGTACTACTACTGAATACACAGAAGCAAGGGTGGATTCTTCTTGTGTGGCAGAGAGTAGTTCGAATTCGAATGATGATTCTGTAGTTTTAGATTCTGTTCATGTTGTTGAAGCGCATATTCCTGCTGATATTGAAAGTCCATCTGATGGAAAAATGGATGAGAGACCTACATTTTCTCCACCTGATTCTGCTGAAAAGGAGGATGTTTCTTCTTTTGTTGAGAGTGAAGAGGTTCACAATATGGGTGAAGAAGTAAAGTCGCAGCCATTGAAGAATACCGAGTCAAAGGATTATACTGGTCATAGTGctgaagatggagaagaaaatcTTTCTGTAGATGAAACTAATGCAAACAATGGTGTTAGTGAGCTCGTTAATGATAGTGTGTTTGGATCGGAGTGTAAGAGAAGTTCTGATTGGACAGTGAAAACATCACGCTCTCCTTTGAAGCCTCTCGAATTAGCTGAAGAAATTGAGAAAAAGCATGCCTTTTCTGGTTTGGATTGGGAAGAGGGTGTGGCAGCACAGCCGATGAGGCTTGAGGGTATTCGGAGGGGCCCCCCTGCAGTTGGGTACTTGCAGATTGATCTGGATAATATGATTACACGAAAAGTATCATCTCAAGCATTCAGGAGCGACCATGGGTCTCCTCATTCAGTAGCAGTTCATGCAAATTTTATTGCCGTGGGCATGTCAAAAGGGCTTATACTTGTGGCACCAAGTAAATATTCTCCTTATCATGCTGACCGTATGGATCCCAAG ATGTTGTATCTTGGTTATCAAGCTGACAAATCTCAGTCGCAAGTTACTTCGATGTGCTTCAATCATCAAGGTGATCTGCTTTTAGCAGGATATGGTGATGGTCATATAATATTTTGGGATGTGCAGAAGGCACAAGTGGTAAAACTTATCTCTGGGGAACATACATCACCAGTGGTGCACACTCTGTTTCTAGGTCAGGATTCTCAAGCTACACGTAATTTTAAAGTCGTTACTGGTGACTGTAAAGGGCGTGTCCTTTTACATGTAATTTCAGTGGTTCCAATGTTTTACCGGTTTACCATTGAAACAAAG TGCCTTCTTGATGGTCAAAGAACAGGGACTGTGCTGTCTGCTTCCCCTCTTCTAGTTGATGTCTCTGAGGGTGCTTTATCATCCGCCTTCAAAAATGCTACAGCTTCCACAAGTGGTATAGGTAGCATGATGGGTGGTGTAGTTGGATCTAAGGCAGGTTGGAAGCTCTTCAGTGACAGTGAAGCATCTTCATTGGCCGAACAAGGTGTGGTCATATTTGCTACCCATCAAAATGCTCTGGTG GTAAGGCTCACTTCCAACTTGGAAGTCTATGCTCAACTCCCAAAGCCGGATGGAGTCCGAGAAGGTTCCATGCCTTACACTGCATGGAAATGTACGTTGCAGGCACAAGATTCATCTGCAG AGAATACGTCTAGCGAGCCATCAGACAGAGCTTCACTGCTTGCTATAGCATGGGATCGCAAAGTCCAAGTTGCAAAGTTGGTTAAAAAAGAGCTGAAAGTATACAGGGAATGGACCCTTGATAATACGGCAATAGGTGTGGCATGGTTGGACGACCAG ATATTGGTGGTCTTGACCCTGAAAGGCCATCTCTGTCTATTTGCGAAGGAAGGAATGGAGCTTCATCGTTCGAGCTTTTCTGTAGATGGTTCTGTAGTAGACAACCTCATTACTTATCAAAGTTATTTAACTAATATTTTTGGGAATCCTGAGAAGACTTATCACAATTGTGTTGCTGTAAGAGGAGCTACTATATATGTGATTGGGTCTATGCAGCTTATAATTTCTCGTCTTCTTCCCTGGAAGGAGCGTATTCAGGTTTTGCAAATGGCAGGTGACTGGATGGGTGCACTAGAAATGGCAATGAGACTCTATGATGGTCAAGCACATGGTGTTATTGATCTTCCTAGAACTGTTGATGCCATACGGGAGGCTGTAATGCCATATTTGGTGGAATTGGTTTTATCGTATGTAGATGAATCATTTTCCTATATTTCAGTGGCATTTAACAACCAAGTAGGAAAGGCTGAACAAGTTGATGATGCAAAGAGTAGTAGTAGTTCCATGCAGTCAGAGATGGAAGAGCAATTTGCAAGGGTCGGTGGTGTTGCTGTAGAATTTTGTGTCCACATCAAGAGAGTCGATATCCTTTTTGACAAAATTTTCTCCAAGTTTGTGGCTGTACAACATGGAG GAACATTCTTGGAGCTTTTAGAGCCATATATATTGAAAGATATGCTCGGATGTTTACCTCCAGAG ATTATGCAAGCACTGGTTGAACATTACAGCAGCAAAGGATGGTTGCAACGTGTTGAACAGTGTGTTCTTCACATGGACATTTCATCATTGGATTTCAATCAG GTAGTAAGGTTATGCCGAGAACATGGACTATATGGAGCTCTTATTTATCTGTTCAACCGAGGATTAGATGATTACAAAGCACCTCTTGAGGAACTTTTGCTTGTTGTACAGAGTAGCAAAAGAGAAAATGCACTTGCCATTGG GTACAGGATGCTTGTATATCTAAAATATTGCTTCACAGGTCTTGCCTTTCCTCCAG GACACGGCACCGTTTCTCCCACCAGATTGCCTTCGGTTAGAACAGAGCTTGTATCCTTTCTTCTAGAAGACTCAAAAGCTACGGTTTCAGAGCTTGCAGCAGGCTGCAAATCTTCCAGTGGAGCTTGCCCAAACCTGTATCATCTCTTGTGGTTGGATACTGAAGCAACATTGGAAGTTCTGAGATTTGCTTTCTTGGAAGTTCCTATATCTGACCTTGATTCGACTAATCCAGATATGGAGGATAATGAAGAGAATAGTGAGAAGAGCAACGAAAATCAGAATTTGATGGTACAACATACAATAAACTCTCTTGCAAATATTCTTGATGTAAAAATCTCAGAAGTCGATGGTTCGTGCGTGGATGGTACTGGTTCCCTAAGAATATGGCCTTCGAAAGAAGACATTGGTCATCTGCTTGAATTTATTTCCTACTTCATTATATGGGAAAGAGCTACAGTTTCAAAGGCCGTATTAAGTCGTGTATTGGAGTACCTGATTTCAGAAACTACTTTGTCCCCTCGCAATGTGAAAACCGAAAATTCTAAGAGTAGAGAGAAGCACGTGCTTGCCGTTTTAAGAGCAGTTTCTGAAACAGACTGGGAGTCATCTTATGTATTGCATCTGAGCGAAATGGCCCAATTTTACCAG GTTTGTGGCTTTGTATATGCTAGTAGAGGTCAGCATATTGCTGCTTTGGATGCCTATATAAAAGATCTGGAGGAGCCCCTTCATGCGTTTTCTTTTATCAACATGTTACTAGAAAGAGATAATGAGTCAGCAACTTTTCGTTCTGCTGTCCTTTCCCGAATCTCTGAGCTAGTTATCTTAAGCAG GGAGGGAGCATTCTTTTTGGTCGTTGACCATTTCAGTAGAGAAAGTGAACGTATCCTATCTGAACTCCGTCCTCATTCAGAAAGCCTTTTTCTATATCTAAAGACAACCATTGAAGCTCACCTGTCGGGgaaacttgatttttcttttttggaaaaggGTTATATTCTGGATGTGCCATGTGGAAGGCTAGGGAAAGAGCAAATGGTGGAGGCTTATTTGAAAAAGATCTCTGATCTCCCTAAGCTTCTACAACATAATCCAGTCAGTATAACTGACGATTTAGTAGAACTTTATCTCGAG CTTATGTGCAAGTACGAACGGATATCTGTTCTTAAGTTTTTGGAGACATTTGAAAGTTATAGGCTGGAGCAGTGTTTGCGTTTGTGTCAAGAGTACGGGGTCATTGACGCAGCTGCTTTCTTATTAGAAAGAGTTGGTGATGTTGGAAGTGCTTTGCTACTTACTCTTTCGGGGCTCAAAGACAAATTTGAAAATCTCGGAATTGCTGTGGAAAGTATAATTTCTGACCGATCATCAAGTAGCCTCCCTGAGATGGAGCATCTAAACTTTGTTATGAGGATGGAAGAG GTAAAATCTATACTTGATATCCTGCATGCCTCGATCGGCTTATGCCAGCGTAATACCCTACGCTTAGATCCCGAGGAGTCAGAGTCCCTATGGTTTGAGTTGCTTGACTG GTTTTGTGACCCTTTAAAAGATTCTTATGATAATAAAATGATATCCAAAGCAAATCTTGTTGGCAATGGAGAATTCCTGTTTGGTTTTCAAGAGGACAAGGAAGCATTGGTGGAGAAATGGAGGATATTGAAATCTCACAGAGGTGCTCATATTCTCAAAAAAGTTTTTGCTCAGTTCATCAgggaggttgttgatggaatgATCGGATATGTACACCTTCCATCAATCATGGCTAAGCTCCTGGCGGATAATGGCAGCCAGGAGTTTGGCGATTATAAACTCACCATATCGGGATTGCTGGGAACCTATGGATTTGAGAGACGAATTCTG GACACTGCCAAATCATTGATCGAGGATGATACGTTTTATACAATGAGCTTACTCAAGAAGGGAGCTTCTCAGGGTTATTCACCACAGAATCCACTTTGCTGTATTTGCAATTCCTCCCTTACCAAAAGATATTCGGCCTCTGGAATTCGAGTATTTAGTTGTGGACATGCAACTCATCTCCAGTGTGAATTTCAAGAAAATGAAATATCGAATCGTTACTCAGTGGGATGCCCTATTTGTATCCCGAAGAAGAAGGCTGGACGAGCTAGAAGCAAGTCAATACTTACAGAGACTGGATTAGTGAAGAATTCTTCACCAAGATCTCAGAGAACCCAAGGGAACACTTCTGTTCATCACACTAATGAATTTGACGCTGAACCTTATGGACTTCATCAGATTTCACGG TTTGAGATCTTGAATAGTCTTCAGAAAGCTCAAAAAAGTTTTCAAATAGAAAATCTGCCCCAGTTGAGGCTTGCACCTCCTGTGGTATATCATGAGAAGGTAAAGAAAGGAATGGCTGTTTCGCTTGGGGAATCAAGTACTCCGGAAAAagctgcaaaaataaataaaaccaggAAGCCAAGGGATCTGAAAAAGAAGGGTTCATCATCAGCAACACATagatttttcctttaa